In the Spirochaetota bacterium genome, GGCTCCTCTGGGGAGAGAACGATTTAGAGAAGACGATATGCCGCGCGGTGGAGGCGTGTTTCGACACCGACTGCAACGGTGCCACCGCCGGCTCTGTCATGGGCATGATGCTCGGCGCGAAAAAGCTCCCGTCGAAATGGATAGCGCCGATGAACGATACGTTGAACACCGGGATCGACGGATATCACACGGTGAAAATATCGAAGATAGCAGAGGAGGGGTTCGATATTCATCGTTCTCTGCGTGAGGGCGGGGCGCTCTAGACTGACGTGTCTGAAAATTACCATGACCGTCCGAATCTTCCGGCGATTTTCATGTGGTCCTGATTGCATTTCATTCCCTGCGTAGATATAGTAGTGAGCAGGGAGATCATTGATATGAACACATGGCACGGTATATTCCCTCCGCTCGTAACACCGCTTGCGTCGGCAGATACGCTCGATGTTGCCGGGTTCGATCGCCTTGTCGAGCATGTCATCGCGGGCGGCGTTCACGGGATATTCCTCCTCGGCACGACAGGCGAGGGTCCGAGCTTAAGCGCGAAACTCAAATATGAGACGGTTTCCGCGGGATGCCGTGCTGTCGCAAAACGCGTTCCTGTTATGGTCGGCATTACCGATACATCGTCGATAGAGTCGCTTGCCCTTGCCGCACATGCCGCAGCATGCGGTGCGGATGCGCTGGTCGTGGCACCGCCGTATTATCTGCCGCCGGGACAGGAAGAGCTCCTCGAATATTTGGCGCACCTTGCGCCGAAACTTCCGCTGCCGCTTTTTCTCTACAACATGCCCGCGATGACCAAGGTCCATATCGATGTTGCCACCGTGGTGAAGGCCTCAGCGATACCGAACATCATCGGGATGAAGGACAGCTCCGGTAATATGATATACTATCACGAGCTTCTGACCGCGCTCCGCGGCAGGGATTTCCCGCTCCTTATCGGTGCGGAGGAACTCCTCGGCGAGTCGATATTGTTCGGCGGCTCAGGCGGCGTCCCCGGCGGGGCGAACATTGCGCCGTCGCTCCATGTCTCA is a window encoding:
- a CDS encoding dihydrodipicolinate synthase family protein; its protein translation is MNTWHGIFPPLVTPLASADTLDVAGFDRLVEHVIAGGVHGIFLLGTTGEGPSLSAKLKYETVSAGCRAVAKRVPVMVGITDTSSIESLALAAHAAACGADALVVAPPYYLPPGQEELLEYLAHLAPKLPLPLFLYNMPAMTKVHIDVATVVKASAIPNIIGMKDSSGNMIYYHELLTALRGRDFPLLIGAEELLGESILFGGSGGVPGGANIAPSLHVSMYAAAMAKDTARMLDLQKKMFALREIYRVGHYASSGIKGVKCALSIMGICSDFMAEPFHNFRSAEREKVHAILQTLNIA